The following coding sequences are from one Lolium rigidum isolate FL_2022 chromosome 6, APGP_CSIRO_Lrig_0.1, whole genome shotgun sequence window:
- the LOC124665317 gene encoding serine/arginine-rich-splicing factor SR34-like isoform X1, whose product MGRRNSCTIYVGNLPGDIREREVEDLFYKYGRIVDIDLKIPPRPPGYAFVEFEDPRDANDAIYGRDGYTFDGYRLRVELAHGGRGQSYSHDPPRSFSSGRRGGVSRRSEYRVMVDGLPSSASWQDLKDHMRRAGDVCFSDVYREAGEIVGIVDYTNYDDMKYAIRKLDDTEFRNAFSRAYIRVREYNARSRSRSLSVSYSRSRSYSRSLSRSRSSVSSASPGKSVSRSPSRSRNFSGSASPVRSD is encoded by the exons ATGGGCAGGCGCAACAGCTGCACCATTTATGTGGGCAATCTCCCTGGGGACATCCGAGAGAGGGAGGTTGAGGATCTCTTTTACAAG TATGGCCGTATCGTGGATATTGACTTGAAGATTCCTCCAAGACCTCCTGGTTACGCTTTTGTTGAG TTTGAGGATCCCCGTGACGCTAATGATGCAATATATGGTCGTGATGGGTATACCTTTGATGGCTACAGGTTGCGG GTGGAATTAGCTCATGGTGGAAGAGGTCAATCGTACTCACACGATCCCCCAAGAAGCTTTAGCAGTGGACGCCGTGGAGGTGTTTCTAGGCGCTCGGAGTACCGCG TTATGGTGGATGGTTTACCTTCGTCAGCGTCATGGCAAGATCTGAAG GACCACATGCGACGGGCTGGTGATGTCTGTTTTTCTGATGTATACCGGGAGGCTGGAG AAATTGTTGGAATTGTGGATTATACAAACTATGATGACATGAAATACGCG ATTAGGAAGCTTGATGATACAGAATTCAGAAATGCATTTTCACGGGCATATATCAGG GTGAGGGAGTATAATGCTAGATCAAGAAGCAGAAGCCTTAGCGTCTCTTACTCAAGAAGTCGCAGCTATAGCAG ATCGCTGTCAAGATCCCGATCCTCAGTTTCTTCT GCCTCTCCTGGAAAATCTGTGAGCAGAAGCCCTAGCAGGAGCAGGAACTTCTCTGGCTCTGCATCTCCT GTGAGATCAGATTGA
- the LOC124665317 gene encoding serine/arginine-rich-splicing factor SR34-like isoform X2 yields the protein MGRRNSCTIYVGNLPGDIREREVEDLFYKYGRIVDIDLKIPPRPPGYAFVEFEDPRDANDAIYGRDGYTFDGYRLRVELAHGGRGQSYSHDPPRSFSSGRRGGVSRRSEYRVMVDGLPSSASWQDLKDHMRRAGDVCFSDVYREAGEIVGIVDYTNYDDMKYAIRKLDDTEFRNAFSRAYIRVREYNARSRSRSLSVSYSRSRSYSRSGHAAIWGLLS from the exons ATGGGCAGGCGCAACAGCTGCACCATTTATGTGGGCAATCTCCCTGGGGACATCCGAGAGAGGGAGGTTGAGGATCTCTTTTACAAG TATGGCCGTATCGTGGATATTGACTTGAAGATTCCTCCAAGACCTCCTGGTTACGCTTTTGTTGAG TTTGAGGATCCCCGTGACGCTAATGATGCAATATATGGTCGTGATGGGTATACCTTTGATGGCTACAGGTTGCGG GTGGAATTAGCTCATGGTGGAAGAGGTCAATCGTACTCACACGATCCCCCAAGAAGCTTTAGCAGTGGACGCCGTGGAGGTGTTTCTAGGCGCTCGGAGTACCGCG TTATGGTGGATGGTTTACCTTCGTCAGCGTCATGGCAAGATCTGAAG GACCACATGCGACGGGCTGGTGATGTCTGTTTTTCTGATGTATACCGGGAGGCTGGAG AAATTGTTGGAATTGTGGATTATACAAACTATGATGACATGAAATACGCG ATTAGGAAGCTTGATGATACAGAATTCAGAAATGCATTTTCACGGGCATATATCAGG GTGAGGGAGTATAATGCTAGATCAAGAAGCAGAAGCCTTAGCGTCTCTTACTCAAGAAGTCGCAGCTATAGCAG ATCTGGCCATGCTGCGATCTGGGGACTTCTTTCGTAG